In a genomic window of Amycolatopsis japonica:
- a CDS encoding site-2 protease family protein, with protein MRPSPIFLGILAVTVLGGVLAAFGDTTTISSQKYDPLIIIGVVLLVAGGWVASLTLHEFGHAIVAFRGGDHSVAHKGYLSMDVRKYTDPALSIILPLVFLFIGGIPLPGGAVWIEHGRLRSRGVQSWVSLAGPLSNLGVGVLLTLVVALVPMSSGLVIGLSFLALLQIVTFILNILPIPGLDGWGAIEPYLSPGAREFGAKARPWAPIALFAVLFLVDGASRLLWQGSFAIFDAVGGFKLAAMYGQDAFMFWK; from the coding sequence GTGCGGCCAAGCCCGATCTTCCTCGGCATCCTCGCGGTCACCGTCCTGGGCGGTGTGCTGGCGGCTTTCGGTGACACGACGACGATTTCCAGCCAGAAGTACGACCCGCTCATCATCATCGGCGTCGTCCTGCTCGTCGCGGGCGGCTGGGTCGCGTCACTGACGTTGCACGAGTTCGGTCACGCGATCGTGGCGTTCCGCGGCGGCGACCACAGCGTCGCCCACAAGGGTTACCTGTCCATGGACGTCCGGAAATACACGGATCCGGCACTGTCCATCATCCTGCCGTTGGTATTCCTCTTCATCGGCGGCATCCCGCTGCCGGGTGGCGCGGTGTGGATCGAGCACGGGCGCCTGCGGTCGCGCGGGGTCCAGTCGTGGGTGTCGCTCGCCGGCCCGCTGAGCAACCTCGGCGTCGGCGTCCTGCTGACCCTCGTCGTCGCGCTCGTGCCGATGTCGTCCGGTCTCGTGATCGGGCTTTCGTTCCTGGCGCTGCTTCAGATCGTCACGTTCATCCTGAACATCCTGCCGATCCCCGGCCTCGACGGCTGGGGCGCGATCGAGCCGTATCTCTCGCCCGGCGCGCGGGAATTCGGCGCGAAGGCCCGGCCGTGGGCGCCGATCGCGTTGTTCGCCGTGCTGTTCCTCGTGGACGGTGCGAGCAGGCTCCTGTGGCAGGGGTCCTTCGCGATCTTCGACGCCGTCGGCGGGTTCAAGCTCGCGGCCATGTACGGCCAGGACGCGTTCATGTTCTGGAAGTGA
- a CDS encoding WhiB family transcriptional regulator gives MVFQHRQPGECVDSEEADVRLEADGREWGQVVGWGEVPEQQLGDLTELFDDASAEEQDWQERALCAQTDPEAFFPEKGGSTREAKRICLGCEVKDECLEYALAHDERFGIWGGLSERERRKLKKRAV, from the coding sequence ATGGTGTTTCAACACCGCCAGCCTGGGGAGTGCGTGGACAGCGAGGAGGCGGACGTGCGGTTGGAAGCAGATGGAAGGGAATGGGGGCAAGTCGTGGGTTGGGGTGAGGTCCCGGAGCAGCAACTGGGCGATCTCACCGAGCTTTTCGACGATGCCTCCGCGGAAGAGCAGGACTGGCAGGAACGGGCCCTCTGCGCGCAGACGGACCCGGAGGCGTTCTTCCCCGAGAAGGGCGGCTCCACCCGTGAAGCCAAGCGGATCTGCCTCGGTTGCGAGGTCAAGGACGAGTGCCTCGAGTACGCCCTCGCGCATGACGAGCGGTTCGGTATTTGGGGCGGGCTCTCCGAACGTGAGCGTAGGAAACTGAAAAAGCGAGCTGTGTGA